One Paenibacillus crassostreae DNA segment encodes these proteins:
- a CDS encoding response regulator — MKLKTKLLLGFGSMMMLLLIMSMVGYDRLNYMNRQLDQVYEERYVKVRDSSGMRGEVNTASRILVSLLLNDKDSPHYVDGQEKLVTTMTNAENYLDDILNSTNNKDEEQMLERVQVAWEQFVIFKQSQLELLAMGLDKEAQTYQISTGVPIQIEALDSLDELASYQDRMIDEDMTSVNAGYQRSIRITAIIMVIGLMLGLGIIMWVIPSLSKGLHIINMMISSFGKGHMKTIRRLKVTSKDEIGEVARVFKEMAEDLEEKQELEMSYIEAQKDQNWLNSHTNKVTQLLRGVNSLEQISQTFISEFTPVLGAHYGAVYIQGEDKQPNRLFKYGTYAGSGDLSTKDYFDTGEGLLGQSAMDKNPICIEGVPNQYLSVQSALGESLPLSLMIYPILFEEELIGVVELASLGKFTPLERQLLLQLTNSLGIVLNNVRRRISIEELLRDSQALTEELQCQSEELLTQQEELRRSNGHLEEQTAALKSSEGLLQSQQEELEQYNTELIAKTRTLEDQMQQLEEKNFQIEKTSKQLEQQAVQLAITSKYKSEFLANMSHELRTPLNSLLILSQLLTENKGGNLTSKQVEYAQTIYMSGADLLKMIDEVLDLSKIDAGKMEINAEVVRIKDIDKFVQQNFMPLIGRTQVTLHVDYGDDLPDEIVTDAHRLKQILRNLFTNAFKFTSTGNVDFSINRVQSQDIPSKLKKGVGYIALSVKDTGIGIPHDKMDLIFEAFQQGDGTTSRKYGGTGLGLSISRELAALLGGYIDLESKEGEGSCFTLYLPVDVSNEAIIGEREAAASKSEPSSINTIHRIDTDFINHINMKSKEMLNGQIQDDRDSIVDQDKVLLIIEDDLKFANILVEMARTRGFKVLFASQGDTGLKMALQFLPHAIILDIQLPVMDGWSILGELKNSSLTRHIPVHIVSIVDDVKQGLRMGAIAYLQKPTSKDSLEKAFSYIESYTANTVKRLLIVEDDETQRNAIVEFINHDDVSITVASSGSEALRELGKQKYDCMVLDLMLTDMTGFELLDQIQDDHQLVDLPIIIYTGKQLDSQEELTLRKYAESIIIKDVRSPERLLDETTLFLHRIEANLPEDKREILQKLHNKEALFENKKILLVDDDIRNVYALSSVLESYQMEVVFAENGKDALEILDKQSDFDLILMDMMMPEMDGYEAMRQIRRIPEFGNLPIIALTAKAMKEDRSKCIEAGASDYVKKPIQTEQLLSLMRVWLYS, encoded by the coding sequence ATGAAATTAAAAACAAAATTATTGCTCGGATTCGGTTCAATGATGATGCTCTTACTAATCATGTCCATGGTTGGATATGATCGATTGAATTATATGAATAGGCAATTAGATCAAGTCTATGAGGAAAGATATGTGAAGGTACGAGATTCGAGTGGGATGCGTGGAGAAGTAAATACGGCATCGAGAATCTTAGTTAGTCTACTTCTTAATGATAAAGACTCGCCTCACTATGTAGATGGTCAAGAAAAATTAGTTACAACGATGACTAATGCAGAGAATTACTTAGATGACATTCTAAATAGTACGAACAATAAAGATGAAGAACAAATGCTAGAGCGTGTTCAGGTGGCATGGGAGCAATTTGTTATTTTCAAACAAAGTCAGTTAGAACTATTAGCTATGGGATTGGACAAGGAAGCACAAACATACCAAATTTCAACGGGTGTTCCTATTCAGATCGAAGCATTAGATAGTTTAGATGAGTTAGCTTCTTATCAGGATCGTATGATTGATGAGGATATGACAAGTGTTAATGCTGGATATCAGCGTTCCATTCGAATCACAGCAATTATTATGGTTATCGGCTTAATGTTGGGTTTAGGAATAATCATGTGGGTTATCCCGAGCCTTTCTAAAGGACTTCATATTATTAATATGATGATCAGTAGCTTTGGTAAAGGTCATATGAAGACGATTCGTCGGCTAAAAGTCACTTCTAAGGATGAGATTGGTGAAGTGGCTCGCGTATTCAAGGAAATGGCGGAGGATCTAGAGGAAAAGCAAGAGTTGGAAATGAGTTATATAGAAGCACAAAAAGATCAGAATTGGCTGAATTCTCATACGAACAAGGTGACACAGTTACTTCGTGGGGTTAACTCATTAGAACAAATATCACAGACTTTTATCAGTGAATTCACACCAGTGTTAGGAGCTCATTATGGCGCGGTTTATATTCAAGGGGAGGACAAGCAACCGAATCGTTTGTTTAAATATGGAACATATGCTGGATCAGGGGATTTATCGACCAAAGACTATTTTGATACCGGGGAAGGGCTATTGGGTCAGAGCGCCATGGATAAAAATCCCATATGTATTGAAGGTGTTCCTAATCAGTATCTATCGGTTCAATCTGCACTTGGGGAGTCCTTACCTTTAAGTCTGATGATTTATCCGATCCTGTTCGAAGAAGAACTAATAGGTGTAGTAGAACTCGCCTCGTTAGGTAAGTTTACACCACTAGAACGACAATTATTGTTACAGCTCACTAATAGTCTAGGTATTGTGCTTAATAATGTTCGCCGTCGGATTAGTATAGAGGAACTGTTGCGTGATTCACAAGCTCTGACAGAAGAATTACAGTGCCAATCAGAGGAGTTGCTGACACAACAAGAAGAGTTACGACGTTCTAATGGACATTTAGAAGAGCAAACAGCAGCACTTAAGAGTTCTGAAGGATTACTCCAGAGTCAACAAGAGGAGCTTGAACAATACAATACGGAATTGATTGCCAAGACTCGTACTTTGGAAGATCAGATGCAACAATTAGAAGAAAAGAATTTCCAAATTGAAAAGACAAGTAAGCAATTGGAGCAGCAGGCAGTTCAACTTGCGATCACTAGTAAATACAAATCAGAATTTTTAGCCAATATGTCACATGAGTTACGTACACCGCTTAATAGTTTGCTTATTCTTTCACAATTATTAACGGAGAACAAAGGGGGCAATCTGACGTCGAAGCAAGTAGAATATGCACAGACTATTTATATGTCGGGTGCTGATTTGCTCAAAATGATTGATGAGGTTCTAGATTTATCTAAGATTGATGCAGGAAAGATGGAAATAAATGCTGAGGTAGTAAGAATTAAAGATATAGATAAGTTTGTTCAACAGAATTTTATGCCATTAATAGGTAGGACTCAAGTGACTCTTCATGTTGATTATGGAGATGATCTACCCGATGAAATTGTGACAGATGCACATCGATTGAAGCAGATTCTACGTAATTTGTTTACGAATGCTTTTAAATTTACAAGTACCGGTAATGTTGATTTTAGTATAAATAGAGTGCAATCCCAGGATATTCCAAGTAAGCTTAAGAAGGGTGTAGGATATATTGCTCTTTCTGTTAAAGATACTGGAATTGGCATTCCACACGATAAAATGGATTTGATATTTGAAGCCTTTCAGCAAGGGGATGGCACAACTAGCCGTAAATATGGCGGTACTGGATTAGGACTATCCATAAGTCGAGAGCTTGCGGCTCTTCTTGGAGGTTATATTGATCTTGAATCAAAGGAAGGGGAAGGAAGCTGCTTCACGTTATATCTACCAGTAGATGTATCCAATGAAGCAATAATAGGTGAAAGGGAGGCTGCGGCCTCGAAATCAGAACCATCTAGCATAAATACAATTCATCGTATAGATACTGATTTTATCAACCATATAAATATGAAATCAAAGGAAATGTTAAACGGACAAATACAGGATGATCGTGATTCTATTGTAGATCAGGACAAAGTATTGCTTATTATTGAAGATGATTTGAAATTTGCAAATATATTGGTAGAAATGGCACGTACACGTGGATTCAAAGTGCTATTTGCATCACAGGGTGATACGGGTTTAAAGATGGCACTACAATTTCTTCCTCATGCAATTATTCTAGATATTCAACTTCCGGTCATGGATGGCTGGTCTATATTAGGTGAGTTAAAGAATTCATCCCTAACTCGACATATTCCCGTTCATATTGTGTCTATCGTTGATGATGTGAAGCAGGGATTGAGGATGGGAGCTATTGCATATTTACAGAAGCCGACTTCTAAAGATTCGTTAGAGAAAGCTTTCTCTTATATTGAATCGTATACGGCGAATACTGTGAAGCGATTATTGATCGTTGAGGATGATGAAACGCAGAGAAATGCGATTGTTGAATTCATTAATCACGATGATGTATCGATTACGGTAGCCTCATCAGGTAGTGAAGCACTGAGAGAACTAGGGAAACAGAAATATGATTGTATGGTATTGGATTTAATGCTTACAGATATGACAGGGTTCGAACTGCTTGATCAGATCCAAGATGACCATCAATTGGTTGATCTACCTATCATTATTTATACGGGGAAACAGTTGGATTCCCAAGAAGAGCTGACTCTACGCAAATATGCGGAGTCCATTATTATTAAAGACGTAAGGTCACCGGAAAGATTGCTGGATGAGACAACGTTATTCTTGCATCGGATTGAAGCTAACTTGCCAGAAGATAAACGTGAAATATTACAAAAACTCCACAACAAAGAAGCACTTTTTGAGAATAAAAAAATATTACTCGTTGATGACGATATCCGTAATGTATACGCTTTATCTAGTGTGCTAGAAAGTTATCAAATGGAAGTCGTATTTGCCGAAAACGGAAAAGATGCTTTAGAAATTCTCGATAAACAATCCGACTTTGACCTGATCTTAATGGATATGATGATGCCAGAAATGGATGGTTATGAGGCGATGCGTCAGATTAGGAGAATACCGGAATTTGGAAATCTACCTATTATCGCTTTAACTGCCAAGGCAATGAAAGAAGACCGTTCAAAATGTATTGAAGCGGGAGCTTCTGACTACGTTAAGAAACCGATACAAACAGAACAACTCCTATCATTAATGCGCGTATGGTTGTATTCGTAA
- a CDS encoding CheR family methyltransferase has translation MISWKGLGYINNNVNSLDSEREDIELELLLEGVYQLYGYDFRNYATPSIKRRIWNFINTHNLNNISSLQEKVLHDRLTFNQLVHSLSIPVTEMFRDPELFKSFRANVVPILRTYPYIRIWHAGCSTGEEVYSMAILLYEEGLFDKTRIYATDMNSQSLKQAQEGIFGIEKMKLYTKNYIEAGGTRSFSEYYTAKYNSVVFKPFLQKNMIFAEHNLATDRSFNEFNVILCRNVMIYFNGTLRDQVHGLFHESLSRFGILVLGSKESIQHTSHGHSYEPVDKVEKIYRKIK, from the coding sequence ATGATTTCGTGGAAAGGGCTGGGATATATAAATAACAATGTGAATTCATTAGACTCTGAAAGAGAGGACATTGAGCTAGAATTATTGTTAGAGGGGGTCTATCAATTATATGGTTATGATTTTAGAAATTATGCCACACCTTCAATAAAAAGGAGAATATGGAATTTCATTAATACCCATAACTTGAATAATATTTCATCTCTGCAGGAAAAGGTGCTCCACGACCGTCTAACATTCAATCAATTGGTTCATAGTTTATCTATACCGGTTACTGAGATGTTTCGGGATCCGGAGTTATTCAAGTCATTTCGAGCCAATGTAGTTCCAATATTGCGTACGTATCCATACATTCGGATTTGGCATGCTGGATGCTCGACTGGAGAAGAGGTATATTCGATGGCTATTCTCCTTTATGAAGAAGGTCTTTTTGATAAGACTCGTATATATGCGACTGATATGAATAGCCAATCTCTAAAGCAAGCTCAAGAAGGGATATTTGGAATTGAGAAAATGAAGTTGTACACCAAGAATTATATTGAAGCAGGAGGAACTCGTTCTTTCTCAGAATATTATACGGCGAAGTACAATTCGGTTGTTTTCAAACCTTTTTTACAAAAAAATATGATTTTTGCTGAACACAATTTAGCTACGGATCGCTCATTCAATGAATTCAACGTTATTTTATGCCGAAATGTAATGATTTATTTTAATGGTACGTTAAGAGATCAAGTTCATGGGTTGTTTCATGAGAGTTTGAGCCGATTTGGAATTCTAGTTCTGGGTTCGAAGGAATCGATACAACATACTAGCCATGGACATTCATATGAGCCAGTGGACAAAGTGGAAAAAATATACCGAAAAATAAAATGA
- a CDS encoding STAS domain-containing protein has translation MSMNNNEKFVAKTEINNGSCTVFLTGELDLSVAQEFRLVMEPLVEDANLDLTINLRDLKYIDSTGIGILLSILKARHSMSTQFLVQDVPPQIQKLFDMTGISKFFESIENSEVGKDRLTND, from the coding sequence GTGTCTATGAATAATAACGAAAAATTTGTTGCAAAAACAGAAATAAACAACGGATCTTGTACAGTTTTCCTGACGGGAGAACTAGATTTATCTGTTGCTCAAGAATTTCGACTCGTTATGGAGCCCTTGGTTGAAGATGCGAATCTAGATCTAACTATTAATTTGCGGGATTTGAAGTATATTGATAGTACAGGCATAGGGATTTTATTATCTATTCTAAAGGCAAGACATAGTATGAGTACACAGTTCCTTGTCCAAGATGTCCCTCCGCAAATACAGAAGTTATTTGATATGACGGGTATTTCCAAGTTCTTTGAATCTATAGAGAATTCGGAAGTAGGAAAGGATCGACTGACAAATGACTAA
- the rsbW gene encoding anti-sigma B factor RsbW — MTNEVQKVVLTLPASADFVDIVRLNLYGISTKMGFSYEEIEDMKVAVSEACNNSVLYAYGQEDGLVEVTFEMNGDILSIIVKDDGESFDNVTLQDECNTLHNKDLDDVEVGGLGFYLMQALMDDVIVESKQGYGTKVVLTKRVMRSEEAV, encoded by the coding sequence ATGACTAATGAAGTTCAGAAAGTGGTGTTAACATTACCCGCAAGTGCTGATTTTGTTGATATCGTAAGATTGAATTTGTATGGGATTTCCACGAAGATGGGATTTTCCTATGAGGAAATTGAAGATATGAAGGTCGCAGTATCAGAAGCCTGTAACAATTCTGTTCTTTATGCATATGGGCAGGAGGATGGATTAGTAGAGGTAACCTTTGAAATGAACGGTGATATATTATCCATTATTGTCAAGGATGATGGAGAGAGCTTTGACAATGTAACTCTTCAAGATGAGTGTAATACGTTACATAATAAAGATCTTGATGATGTTGAAGTCGGGGGACTTGGTTTCTATCTCATGCAGGCACTTATGGATGATGTTATAGTGGAAAGTAAACAGGGGTATGGCACGAAAGTTGTGCTTACCAAACGTGTGATGAGAAGTGAGGAAGCTGTATGA
- a CDS encoding sigma-70 family RNA polymerase sigma factor, with protein MSGNVTPPESMSEAVSLIWEYQQTEDNEIATVLIKKYESMVKIASGKISRNRPDLYEDLYQVGQMALIRLFKQYDISMGIPFEPYAMKSIIGHMKNYLRDKSWYIQVPRRIKEKGAIVQHAIDELTVKFERSPNVREIAEYLDLTAEETIEILAGRECYHYVSLDSPLSQEESGATLGELISSDINDYDSVEKLMDLQQALSQLKEQEQEVLLLAFQEGDSQRSIAQKLGISQMSVSRIQRRATEKLKEIISNYYD; from the coding sequence ATGAGTGGAAATGTGACTCCCCCCGAGTCTATGAGCGAGGCAGTTAGTCTGATCTGGGAATATCAACAGACAGAAGACAACGAAATTGCAACTGTACTTATCAAGAAATATGAATCGATGGTCAAGATAGCTTCAGGTAAGATTTCTCGTAACCGCCCTGATCTATATGAAGATTTATATCAAGTAGGTCAGATGGCACTAATTCGCCTGTTCAAGCAATATGACATTAGTATGGGGATTCCATTTGAGCCATATGCTATGAAGAGTATTATCGGTCATATGAAGAATTACTTACGTGATAAATCGTGGTATATTCAAGTGCCCAGAAGAATTAAGGAAAAGGGAGCGATCGTTCAGCATGCTATTGATGAATTGACCGTAAAATTCGAGAGATCTCCTAATGTCCGAGAGATTGCTGAATACTTGGATCTGACCGCTGAAGAGACGATAGAGATCTTAGCGGGACGTGAATGTTATCATTATGTTTCATTGGATTCCCCCCTATCACAGGAGGAATCTGGAGCAACTTTAGGTGAATTGATAAGCTCTGATATCAACGATTACGATTCTGTCGAGAAACTTATGGATTTACAACAGGCTCTAAGTCAACTTAAGGAGCAGGAGCAAGAGGTATTGTTGCTTGCTTTTCAAGAAGGAGACTCTCAACGCTCCATTGCTCAGAAGTTAGGCATATCTCAGATGAGTGTATCCAGGATTCAAAGAAGGGCAACGGAGAAGCTAAAAGAAATTATTTCTAATTATTATGATTAA
- a CDS encoding CorA family divalent cation transporter translates to MERNNHRYLMDEILTSRFELLLWNNLFISFQELVVASKEAYHEEFISNRFYTQLFHRVDRMERLFVHYNKEIDTLISIDDAVSAFRGNEIMKTLTILTAVFTPATVIGAIWGMNFDIIPLANLTWGFVGMILMIGFTTTVIYFLLHKKGWTGDLLRVSSKEKHV, encoded by the coding sequence ATGGAAAGAAATAACCATCGTTATCTAATGGATGAGATCTTAACTTCGCGGTTTGAATTACTATTGTGGAACAACTTATTCATCTCCTTTCAGGAATTAGTAGTTGCCTCGAAGGAAGCGTATCATGAGGAGTTTATATCCAATCGATTCTATACTCAATTATTCCATCGCGTAGATAGAATGGAACGGTTATTTGTTCACTATAACAAGGAGATTGACACATTAATCTCCATTGATGATGCGGTTTCTGCTTTTCGAGGGAACGAGATTATGAAGACATTAACCATATTGACAGCTGTATTTACACCAGCAACGGTGATTGGTGCGATCTGGGGAATGAACTTTGATATCATACCACTTGCGAACTTAACCTGGGGATTTGTAGGGATGATTCTAATGATTGGATTCACAACGACAGTCATATATTTCTTGCTGCATAAGAAGGGATGGACGGGTGATCTACTGAGGGTAAGTTCTAAGGAGAAGCATGTGTAG
- a CDS encoding DUF5665 domain-containing protein, with translation MTRIKANDVDEHPFELRHEVKHLNNRLDQIADMLDKVEIKDIIENYTHPKKRIITNFTAGLSRGLGLSVGTFVVLGILGYILSIFVDMPLIGKYLGDLQKYIDAYK, from the coding sequence TTGACTAGAATCAAAGCTAACGATGTAGATGAACATCCTTTCGAACTCAGACATGAAGTTAAACATCTTAATAATCGGCTCGATCAAATTGCTGATATGCTTGATAAAGTAGAAATTAAAGATATTATCGAGAACTATACCCATCCCAAGAAAAGAATCATAACCAACTTCACTGCAGGTCTATCTCGAGGTCTGGGCTTATCCGTTGGTACTTTTGTTGTTCTAGGTATTCTTGGTTATATCTTAAGCATATTCGTTGATATGCCCTTAATAGGTAAATACCTTGGAGACTTACAGAAATACATTGATGCTTATAAATGA
- a CDS encoding YtxH domain-containing protein, with translation MNQEENNHPIQSSSTFLKGALIGGLIGAAAALLFAPKPGNELRGDLSDKLSLVTDKTKEVASIVGDKASELAKTVSTKSSDVAKSVVEGTNNIVESVKSSSTDVSEELADVSKKVKDTSTEAAQDVHKELSATKY, from the coding sequence ATGAATCAAGAAGAAAACAACCATCCAATTCAAAGTAGTAGCACATTTTTAAAAGGAGCATTAATTGGTGGATTAATCGGTGCTGCAGCTGCCCTATTATTCGCACCCAAGCCAGGTAATGAACTACGGGGAGATCTCAGTGATAAGCTCTCTCTTGTGACCGATAAGACAAAGGAAGTTGCATCAATTGTAGGTGATAAAGCAAGTGAGTTAGCTAAAACCGTCTCTACGAAATCTTCAGACGTAGCAAAAAGTGTTGTTGAAGGTACAAATAATATCGTAGAATCCGTCAAAAGTTCAAGCACGGATGTATCAGAAGAATTAGCTGACGTTTCTAAAAAAGTCAAAGATACTTCTACAGAAGCAGCCCAAGATGTCCATAAAGAACTGAGCGCGACTAAATACTAA
- a CDS encoding GlsB/YeaQ/YmgE family stress response membrane protein: protein MWSILISIVMAIIIGFIGDALVGNHMPGGILGSMIAGFVGAWIGVWLFGSWGPQLGGFAVVPAILGTAIFVFLLGLLSQLFRRTA, encoded by the coding sequence ATGTGGAGTATCCTAATTAGTATAGTAATGGCTATTATTATTGGTTTTATCGGTGATGCACTGGTTGGTAATCATATGCCAGGAGGTATACTGGGGTCTATGATCGCAGGTTTCGTAGGGGCATGGATCGGAGTTTGGTTATTCGGCAGTTGGGGTCCACAATTGGGTGGATTTGCAGTAGTACCCGCCATTTTAGGAACAGCTATTTTTGTTTTCCTATTAGGGTTACTCAGCCAACTATTCAGACGTACTGCCTGA
- a CDS encoding DUF1128 domain-containing protein gives MPDLANKTPENIEYMIEEIKTKLRMASGAAMQASAFSLDQYEDIQDVFELVMKKNNFSISEVESLVSELGRLRRQS, from the coding sequence ATGCCCGATTTAGCGAATAAAACGCCAGAGAACATCGAATACATGATAGAAGAGATTAAAACAAAGTTAAGAATGGCCAGTGGAGCTGCTATGCAGGCTTCTGCCTTCTCATTAGATCAATACGAGGATATTCAGGATGTATTCGAACTAGTCATGAAGAAAAATAACTTTAGTATTTCAGAAGTTGAATCTCTAGTATCAGAACTAGGGCGCTTACGCCGTCAATCGTAA
- the yyaC gene encoding spore protease YyaC, which translates to MRVRELQTLNGTSGHHKRTDEAGLVEFFRDIREQHSIDTITFLCIGTDRSTGDALGPLVGSHLLEYGIPHVVGSLSSPCDAHNLEARLAEIPTHHIVVAVDACLGQSATVGLFLVSNEPIRPAQSVGTFLPAVGHYSVAAVVNANGPRPYWTLQVTSLYQVMCMAEQISLSIAKGFGIWKS; encoded by the coding sequence ATGAGAGTTAGGGAGTTGCAGACTTTAAATGGTACGAGTGGACACCATAAAAGAACGGATGAGGCTGGACTGGTAGAATTTTTTCGTGATATTCGAGAACAGCATTCAATAGATACCATTACATTCCTATGTATTGGAACAGACAGGTCCACAGGTGATGCGTTGGGTCCGCTTGTAGGTAGCCACCTGCTTGAATACGGGATTCCTCATGTTGTCGGAAGTCTTTCTTCACCCTGTGATGCACACAATTTAGAGGCTCGTTTAGCAGAAATACCTACTCATCATATCGTGGTTGCGGTAGACGCTTGTCTAGGACAATCGGCTACAGTAGGGCTATTTCTTGTCTCGAATGAACCAATACGACCAGCTCAATCTGTAGGAACCTTTCTTCCAGCAGTTGGACACTACAGTGTAGCGGCCGTTGTGAATGCGAATGGCCCCAGGCCATATTGGACCTTGCAAGTAACATCTTTGTATCAAGTAATGTGTATGGCTGAGCAAATATCATTATCCATTGCTAAAGGGTTCGGTATTTGGAAATCTTAA
- a CDS encoding alpha/beta fold hydrolase, whose product MEKIIYDGNTFCYKDQGQGDPLVLLHGFCGSTRYWDRVVPLLSDHYRCIVPDLRGHGYTDAPMGAYTIEQMADDVVHLIDELKISKVTLLGHSLGGYITLSFAERYASRLNGFGLIHSTAYPDSEEVKEKRLLTVSTVQTQGVSALIDNLVPTLFAPEHVQSIPEWINSAKEIGYRTPPQGAIGATGAMRERPDRRKVLSETELPVLLVAGEKDGIISPDRIFTVDKPNVTQVTIAGVGHMSMMEAPEQLVGHIISYLEKSK is encoded by the coding sequence ATGGAAAAGATAATATACGATGGGAATACATTTTGTTATAAAGATCAAGGCCAGGGAGATCCTTTAGTACTTCTACATGGCTTTTGTGGAAGTACAAGATACTGGGACAGGGTAGTGCCACTGTTATCCGATCATTATCGCTGTATTGTACCAGATCTACGGGGGCACGGATATACGGATGCCCCAATGGGAGCATATACGATTGAACAAATGGCTGATGATGTAGTTCATTTAATAGATGAGTTGAAAATATCTAAAGTGACGCTTTTAGGCCATTCATTAGGTGGATACATTACGCTTTCGTTCGCCGAGAGATATGCCTCACGTCTGAATGGATTTGGTCTTATTCACTCTACTGCCTATCCTGATAGTGAAGAGGTCAAGGAGAAACGCTTACTAACAGTAAGCACGGTCCAAACACAAGGGGTTTCGGCTCTCATTGATAACTTGGTACCAACACTCTTTGCTCCAGAGCATGTGCAATCCATCCCAGAATGGATAAATAGTGCGAAGGAAATTGGTTACAGAACTCCTCCACAGGGAGCGATTGGAGCCACCGGGGCTATGCGTGAACGGCCGGATCGTCGGAAAGTTCTATCCGAAACTGAATTACCAGTGTTACTCGTTGCAGGCGAGAAGGATGGGATCATATCTCCTGATCGAATATTTACTGTTGACAAACCCAATGTAACACAAGTAACTATTGCAGGAGTAGGACATATGAGTATGATGGAAGCGCCGGAGCAATTGGTGGGTCATATTATATCTTATTTAGAAAAGTCTAAATAA
- a CDS encoding DUF6483 family protein: MFRRDYILRMVEEMTQMIAKVFDLKKERKYTEALWEIDELLGKQFPLNSNLLNSLPTEEITDMFTIRDTVESDKLQSVARLLYEEGKIYSEFGQTDEGLTRFMKALHLSLVADFHGANNELINLPQQIQNMKQAINGYRLPLKTELMLFHYHEKKGYYAEAENGLFRLLEREGIEPEEGLTFYERLRKLDDQRLDQGELPRIEVDEGFTEMKRKIQLKSFGSSK, translated from the coding sequence ATGTTTCGTAGAGATTATATCCTCAGGATGGTTGAGGAAATGACCCAAATGATCGCTAAAGTATTCGATTTAAAAAAGGAACGTAAATATACAGAAGCTCTTTGGGAAATAGATGAACTACTTGGTAAGCAGTTTCCTCTTAATTCAAATTTATTAAATTCCTTGCCCACAGAAGAGATTACAGATATGTTCACGATTAGGGACACGGTTGAATCTGATAAACTGCAAAGTGTAGCACGCCTTCTATATGAAGAAGGAAAGATCTATTCGGAGTTCGGACAGACAGATGAAGGTTTGACAAGGTTCATGAAAGCATTGCATCTTTCTCTTGTTGCGGATTTTCATGGTGCTAATAATGAATTGATCAATCTTCCACAGCAAATCCAGAACATGAAGCAAGCGATTAATGGATATCGTCTACCGCTTAAAACAGAGCTGATGTTATTCCACTATCATGAGAAGAAGGGTTATTATGCTGAAGCAGAGAATGGATTGTTTCGTCTCTTAGAGCGAGAAGGTATCGAACCCGAGGAGGGGCTTACTTTCTATGAAAGACTTAGGAAACTGGATGATCAGAGATTGGATCAAGGGGAATTACCTCGGATCGAGGTTGATGAAGGATTCACGGAAATGAAGCGAAAGATTCAATTGAAGTCATTTGGATCATCAAAATAA